The proteins below come from a single Oscillospiraceae bacterium genomic window:
- the aroD gene encoding type I 3-dehydroquinate dehydratase, which translates to MLTLRGLTLTAAAPRIIVPLFARSLDALRPLAAAAQADPAAELVELRLDPLPAADHTAALALVRSLTDKPLIVTIRTRAEGGELALTPDAYAACCRALLACGGVDVLDIEWRACGPHRDALRSAARAAGAAALFSEHHFDGTPATEAMTAALTGMADAGADIAKLAVMPHTAADAARLLEATACAMVARPGTPLITMSMGQLGAVTRFCGGAFGSCATFGVTSGTAASAPGQPPADLLKAKLITAHL; encoded by the coding sequence ATGCTGACCCTTCGCGGCCTTACCCTCACCGCCGCTGCGCCGCGCATCATCGTGCCGCTGTTCGCCCGCAGCCTTGACGCCCTGCGTCCTCTGGCCGCCGCCGCGCAGGCCGACCCCGCCGCCGAGCTGGTGGAGCTGCGCCTTGACCCGCTGCCCGCCGCCGACCACACCGCCGCGCTGGCGCTGGTGCGCAGCCTTACCGATAAGCCGCTTATCGTCACGATCCGCACCCGGGCCGAGGGCGGTGAGCTGGCCCTGACGCCCGATGCCTACGCAGCCTGCTGCCGCGCCCTGCTGGCCTGCGGCGGCGTGGATGTGCTGGACATTGAGTGGCGCGCCTGCGGCCCCCACCGCGATGCCCTGCGCAGCGCTGCCCGCGCCGCCGGGGCCGCCGCGCTTTTCAGCGAGCATCACTTTGACGGCACCCCCGCCACCGAGGCGATGACCGCCGCCCTGACCGGCATGGCGGACGCCGGGGCTGACATTGCCAAGCTTGCCGTTATGCCCCACACCGCCGCCGATGCCGCCCGCCTGCTGGAGGCCACCGCCTGCGCCATGGTCGCACGCCCCGGCACACCGCTTATCACGATGAGCATGGGCCAGCTGGGTGCCGTCACCCGCTTTTGCGGCGGGGCCTTCGGCAGCTGCGCCACCTTCGGCGTGACCTCCGGCACAGCCGCCAGCGCCCCCGGCCAGCCGCCCGCGGATCTGCTGAAGGCGAAGCTAATAACCGCGCACCTGTAA
- a CDS encoding 4Fe-4S binding protein, with amino-acid sequence MAHSVNESCVACGACVDTCPVGAITLEDKAVVNADTCIDCGACEGVCPTGAIQAE; translated from the coding sequence ATGGCTCATTCCGTTAACGAGTCCTGCGTTGCTTGCGGTGCATGTGTTGACACCTGCCCTGTTGGCGCAATCACTCTGGAGGACAAGGCTGTTGTCAATGCAGACACCTGCATCGATTGCGGCGCTTGCGAGGGCGTCTGCCCCACCGGTGCTATTCAGGCTGAGTAA
- a CDS encoding stage 0 sporulation family protein, which translates to MKVVSVKFKENGRAYYFDPGEFKIKEGDFVVVTTARGTECGEVVRAAHEVPGFSREVKPVLRIADAVDVRRMRQNRADVQQAYQICEQRIAAHGLKMKLVDAEYTLDRSKLVFYFTADNRVDFRELVKDLASQFHTRIELRQIGVRDESKMLGGLGLCGQPFCCSRFLKNFQPVSIKMAKEQGLSLNPAKISGSCGRLMCCLAYEQKSYEYLNSITPQVGSIVRTPDGEGTVIETNVVAGTLKVRSNVEILAPRIYKREECVYIRGGKRAPQPADPED; encoded by the coding sequence ATGAAAGTAGTTTCCGTTAAATTTAAAGAAAATGGCCGGGCGTACTATTTTGACCCGGGCGAGTTCAAGATCAAGGAGGGCGACTTTGTGGTCGTCACAACGGCCCGCGGCACCGAATGCGGCGAGGTCGTGCGCGCGGCACATGAGGTGCCGGGCTTTTCCCGCGAGGTAAAGCCGGTGCTTCGGATCGCAGACGCCGTGGATGTGCGCCGTATGCGCCAGAACCGCGCCGATGTGCAGCAGGCCTACCAGATCTGCGAGCAGCGCATCGCCGCCCACGGCCTGAAGATGAAGCTGGTCGATGCCGAGTACACGCTGGACCGCAGCAAGCTGGTGTTTTATTTCACCGCTGACAACCGGGTCGATTTCCGCGAGCTGGTCAAGGACCTGGCATCGCAGTTCCACACCCGCATCGAGCTGCGCCAGATCGGCGTGCGCGATGAGAGCAAGATGCTTGGCGGTCTGGGCCTGTGCGGCCAGCCGTTCTGCTGCAGCCGGTTCCTGAAGAACTTCCAGCCGGTGTCCATCAAGATGGCCAAGGAACAGGGCCTGAGCCTGAACCCCGCCAAGATCAGCGGCTCCTGCGGGCGGCTGATGTGCTGCCTTGCCTATGAGCAGAAAAGCTACGAGTACCTCAATTCCATCACCCCGCAGGTAGGCAGCATCGTCCGCACGCCGGACGGCGAGGGGACCGTGATCGAAACAAATGTGGTCGCCGGTACGCTGAAGGTGCGCTCCAATGTCGAGATCCTGGCACCGCGCATTTACAAGCGGGAGGAATGTGTCTATATCCGCGGCGGCAAGCGCGCGCCGCAGCCCGCTGACCCGGAGGATTGA
- a CDS encoding cyclic-di-AMP receptor, translated as MKLITAIVNKEDSRNVCNELLKSKFYVTRLATTGGFLMAGNMTLLICTEDERVDDCINVISKCCKQRTEIVPGTATMGLGIESAMPMEVTVGGATVMVTNVERFEKL; from the coding sequence ATGAAACTGATCACTGCGATCGTCAATAAAGAAGATTCGAGAAATGTCTGCAATGAGCTGCTGAAAAGCAAGTTCTATGTCACCCGTCTGGCCACGACCGGCGGCTTTTTGATGGCGGGCAACATGACGCTGCTGATCTGCACCGAGGATGAGCGTGTCGATGACTGCATCAATGTAATCTCGAAGTGCTGCAAGCAGCGCACCGAGATCGTGCCCGGCACCGCCACGATGGGTCTGGGCATCGAGAGCGCCATGCCGATGGAGGTCACGGTCGGCGGCGCTACCGTGATGGTTACGAACGTCGAGCGTTTCGAGAAGCTGTGA
- a CDS encoding Rhomboid family protein: protein MNWIDKLERRYGNLGIPYLINGLMIGQLAAGLIVLLFDWKFASMISLSRISVLQGQIWRLVTFLFQPIWLGGVLGVLNLVFYFWIGNALTRVWGDFRMTLFMALGVLGAWVGCFLTGSAGPSAIFQSMLFAYTWLWPDQMVLLFGIIPFKMKYLGWFELALWAVSFVMGDFATKISLVLGLSGFLAFYGREVFDWCRDALTSWKRRRDWENRNR from the coding sequence ATGAACTGGATCGATAAACTCGAACGCCGCTATGGCAACCTTGGTATACCGTACCTTATCAACGGGCTGATGATCGGTCAGCTGGCAGCGGGCCTGATCGTGCTGCTGTTCGACTGGAAATTTGCCTCGATGATCTCGCTCAGCCGCATCTCGGTGCTGCAGGGGCAGATCTGGCGTCTTGTCACATTTTTGTTTCAGCCCATCTGGCTGGGCGGCGTGCTGGGCGTGCTGAACCTTGTGTTTTACTTCTGGATCGGCAACGCGCTGACCCGCGTCTGGGGCGATTTCCGGATGACGCTGTTTATGGCGTTGGGCGTGCTGGGTGCCTGGGTGGGCTGCTTCCTGACCGGCTCGGCCGGGCCGAGCGCCATCTTCCAGAGCATGCTGTTTGCTTACACCTGGCTTTGGCCGGACCAGATGGTGCTGCTGTTCGGCATCATCCCCTTTAAAATGAAGTATCTGGGCTGGTTTGAGCTTGCCTTGTGGGCCGTCAGCTTTGTGATGGGCGACTTTGCGACCAAGATCAGTCTGGTGCTGGGGCTGTCCGGCTTTCTGGCGTTCTACGGACGCGAGGTCTTTGACTGGTGCCGCGATGCCCTGACAAGCTGGAAGCGCCGCCGCGACTGGGAAAACCGCAACCGCTGA
- a CDS encoding helix-turn-helix domain-containing protein: MGRTSTKENKNSYQLAREELGLTREKASELLETIAPERIEKIENERTVPRPDEVLTMAEKYKRPALCNYYCSRQCPIGREYVPQVSVRELSAIVLEMLASLNAMDKKKERLIEITADGQISSDEIDDFIRIRQELERISVTVETLQLWTERMLANGQIDAEAYKAKLSQP; this comes from the coding sequence ATGGGACGTACATCCACCAAAGAAAACAAAAACAGCTACCAGCTTGCCCGCGAGGAACTGGGCCTCACCCGGGAAAAGGCCAGCGAGCTGCTGGAAACGATAGCCCCCGAGCGCATTGAAAAGATTGAAAACGAGCGCACCGTCCCCCGCCCCGATGAGGTGCTGACCATGGCCGAAAAATACAAGCGGCCCGCGCTGTGCAACTACTATTGCTCGCGCCAGTGCCCCATCGGCCGGGAGTATGTGCCGCAGGTCTCGGTGCGGGAGCTGTCCGCCATCGTGCTCGAGATGCTGGCCTCCCTGAACGCAATGGACAAGAAAAAGGAGCGCCTGATCGAGATCACTGCCGATGGCCAGATCTCCAGCGATGAGATCGATGACTTCATCCGCATCCGTCAGGAACTTGAGCGCATCTCGGTCACCGTCGAAACGCTGCAGCTCTGGACCGAGCGGATGCTCGCCAACGGCCAGATCGATGCCGAGGCCTACAAGGCCAAGCTGTCGCAGCCGTAA
- a CDS encoding site-specific integrase, giving the protein MVAGHLQEKNGIYYVVLTYKTYDGKRKTKWQSTGLPIKGNKRRAEAMMRELQDDFEPPVDPNGPPSKAMLFADYLVQWLEIAKSTVKLTTYASYKELSNSRIIPYFRNLGVTLGDLKAVHIQAFYQEQLERVKPNTVIHYHAVIHRALKYAVKTDLIDVNPADKVDRPKKNEFTGNFYSKDEMNALFDAVRGSKIEVAVMLTAFYGLRRSEVVGLKWAAVDFEQNTLEICHTVTTVRLDGKEVLVESNGTKTKSSKRTLPLVPVFRERLLALQEEQKENRKLCGRCYNKKYADYICVDAMGNLLKPDYLSNSFQIILQNYHLRRIRFHDLRHSCASLLLANGVPMKMIQEWLGHSDFSTTANIYSHLDYASKVSSAEAMLNGLGMGSNPGNDT; this is encoded by the coding sequence ATGGTCGCAGGGCATCTGCAAGAAAAAAATGGTATCTACTATGTGGTATTAACCTACAAAACTTATGACGGCAAACGCAAAACCAAATGGCAATCCACGGGCTTGCCCATCAAGGGCAACAAGCGGCGCGCCGAGGCGATGATGCGTGAGCTGCAAGACGACTTTGAGCCACCCGTTGACCCCAACGGTCCGCCCAGCAAAGCTATGCTGTTTGCGGATTATCTGGTGCAATGGCTGGAAATCGCAAAGTCAACCGTCAAGCTGACAACCTACGCCAGCTACAAAGAACTGTCGAACAGCAGAATCATTCCTTACTTTAGAAATCTCGGCGTTACGCTGGGCGACCTGAAAGCGGTTCATATCCAAGCATTTTATCAGGAACAGTTGGAGCGTGTGAAGCCCAATACGGTCATTCACTATCATGCGGTTATCCACCGCGCTTTGAAATACGCAGTGAAAACAGACCTGATCGATGTGAACCCCGCCGACAAGGTAGACCGCCCGAAGAAAAACGAATTTACCGGGAACTTTTACAGCAAGGATGAAATGAACGCACTGTTCGACGCTGTGCGCGGCAGTAAAATTGAGGTGGCAGTTATGTTGACTGCCTTTTATGGTCTGCGTCGCAGCGAGGTTGTAGGGCTGAAATGGGCTGCTGTAGACTTTGAGCAGAACACCCTTGAAATCTGCCACACGGTCACAACGGTTCGGCTGGATGGAAAAGAAGTACTTGTAGAATCCAATGGCACAAAAACCAAATCCAGCAAGCGCACCTTGCCGCTTGTACCGGTTTTCCGGGAACGGCTGCTGGCCTTGCAGGAGGAACAGAAAGAAAACCGCAAGCTGTGCGGTAGGTGCTACAACAAAAAATACGCAGACTACATCTGCGTAGACGCAATGGGCAATCTGCTCAAGCCGGATTATCTCTCCAATTCGTTCCAGATTATCTTGCAAAATTATCATCTGCGGCGCATCCGCTTTCACGATTTGCGCCACTCTTGCGCCAGTTTGCTTTTGGCAAACGGTGTCCCGATGAAGATGATTCAGGAGTGGCTGGGACACAGCGATTTCTCTACCACCGCGAATATTTATTCGCATTTGGACTACGCTTCCAAGGTTTCTTCGGCAGAAGCGATGCTGAACGGGCTTGGAATGGGTTCAAATCCGGGAAATGACACTTAA
- a CDS encoding helix-turn-helix domain-containing protein has translation MAATSFQQVTAMLVELNPQIFKKEVFCISSKGFNQRDAYRVMLRKYPDVMNIEQMCDALRISTKTGYKLLHEGKIPAMKIGRSYRIPKAHLFTYLQICGQHCRAENRQC, from the coding sequence TCAACAAGTGACCGCCATGCTTGTGGAATTAAATCCGCAAATTTTCAAAAAAGAGGTGTTTTGTATAAGCAGCAAAGGATTTAACCAGCGCGATGCCTACCGTGTGATGCTGCGCAAGTATCCCGATGTGATGAACATCGAGCAGATGTGCGATGCCCTGCGAATCAGCACCAAAACGGGGTACAAGCTGCTGCATGAGGGCAAAATTCCGGCGATGAAAATCGGGCGCTCGTATCGCATCCCCAAAGCCCACCTGTTTACCTACCTTCAGATTTGTGGTCAACACTGTCGAGCAGAGAATCGACAGTGTTGA